A window of Rubricoccus marinus contains these coding sequences:
- a CDS encoding DUF2147 domain-containing protein, giving the protein MTLRISRFVGVAALLALALPAFAQSPVGQWRTFEDGNAKSIVEISESRGVLTGRIIRLLPEGRTCGNCVDRYPNDGPVAAMRGRQLKGSNLRDLVILSGFSDPDGDGKYTGGSAFKPDEGKNYSGWMQVQSDGRLRLTGGYKILGRVIGKTQYWERVR; this is encoded by the coding sequence ATGACTCTCCGCATCTCCCGCTTTGTCGGCGTCGCCGCGCTGCTCGCGCTCGCGCTCCCCGCCTTCGCCCAGTCACCCGTCGGGCAGTGGCGCACCTTCGAGGACGGCAACGCCAAGTCCATCGTCGAGATCTCCGAATCTCGCGGCGTGCTGACCGGCCGCATCATCCGCCTCCTGCCGGAGGGCCGCACGTGTGGCAACTGCGTGGACCGCTACCCCAACGACGGTCCCGTGGCCGCCATGCGTGGCCGCCAGCTGAAGGGCTCCAACCTGCGCGATCTCGTCATCCTGTCTGGCTTTTCGGACCCGGATGGCGATGGGAAGTACACCGGCGGCTCCGCCTTCAAGCCCGACGAGGGCAAAAACTACAGCGGCTGGATGCAGGTGCAGTCCGACGGTCGCCTCCGTCTCACGGGCGGCTACAAGATCCTCGGCCGCGTGATCGGCAAGACGCAGTACTGGGAGCGGGTTCGCTAA
- a CDS encoding tetratricopeptide repeat protein, with the protein MLRLSLLALVLVAAPLAQAQNGRDAHREFVAALALQWEDDHQGAIGVLDALLELKPESGAVHDALAESYIALGRPEEAFLSAEAATRFAPEEPAVWTRLGELLRESDPEAAAEHFETALRLRPDDPALLATLADLYASLGRTTDAVRALSALVRVGETPAVHIRLAVLANASGDSEAELRHLRRASVLAPDEGAIAMLLATALRDANQAPEALATLDRYLSRHPSDAAARALRAELSGETPGAAADARSPADRLQRARDLYEASAEDESTLEEAETLVASVLAQEATPEALGLGGRIAYAQRRYALAADRLVRALDTNPRDAGAWPLAVRALVRSGDDRAARVTDDALLFLGSDPDVAEAAAEAALARGDAEAALGLSPPTPNGHALRAMALAALDRVAEAADALASASGADPVLTDAASGDLAAARGESAAARAAWDRALVLDPDNGWLRAR; encoded by the coding sequence GTGCTCCGCCTCTCCCTCCTGGCCCTCGTCCTTGTCGCCGCGCCTCTGGCGCAGGCCCAAAACGGGCGCGACGCGCACCGCGAGTTCGTCGCCGCGCTGGCGCTTCAGTGGGAGGATGACCACCAGGGCGCGATCGGGGTGCTGGATGCCCTTTTGGAGCTCAAGCCAGAGAGCGGCGCCGTCCACGACGCGCTGGCCGAGAGCTACATCGCGCTAGGGCGGCCGGAAGAAGCCTTTCTCTCCGCCGAGGCCGCCACGCGGTTCGCGCCAGAGGAGCCCGCTGTCTGGACCCGGCTGGGCGAACTGCTCCGCGAGTCCGACCCGGAGGCCGCGGCGGAGCACTTCGAAACGGCGCTTCGCCTCCGCCCGGACGACCCGGCCCTGCTCGCGACTCTCGCGGACCTCTACGCCTCGCTTGGCCGCACGACGGACGCCGTCCGCGCGCTATCGGCCCTCGTGCGTGTGGGCGAGACGCCCGCCGTCCACATCCGCCTAGCCGTGCTCGCGAACGCCTCTGGCGACAGCGAGGCCGAGCTGCGGCACCTCCGCCGCGCGTCCGTTCTCGCTCCGGACGAGGGCGCCATCGCGATGCTGCTCGCGACCGCGCTGCGCGACGCGAATCAAGCGCCAGAAGCCCTCGCGACGCTGGACCGCTACCTCTCGCGCCATCCGTCCGACGCCGCCGCCCGCGCACTCCGCGCGGAGTTGAGCGGAGAAACGCCAGGGGCCGCTGCGGACGCCCGCTCCCCCGCCGACCGCTTGCAGCGCGCCCGCGATCTCTACGAGGCCTCTGCCGAAGACGAGAGCACGCTGGAAGAAGCCGAGACGCTCGTCGCGTCGGTTCTTGCGCAAGAGGCCACGCCGGAGGCGCTGGGACTAGGCGGCCGCATCGCGTACGCGCAGAGGCGGTACGCCCTCGCCGCCGATCGGCTCGTGCGGGCGCTGGACACCAACCCGCGTGATGCTGGCGCGTGGCCTCTGGCGGTCCGCGCCCTCGTCCGTAGCGGCGACGATCGGGCCGCACGCGTGACCGATGACGCGCTGCTCTTTCTAGGCTCGGACCCAGACGTGGCCGAGGCCGCCGCTGAGGCCGCACTCGCCAGAGGCGATGCAGAGGCCGCGCTAGGCCTCTCCCCCCCGACACCCAACGGCCACGCCCTCCGCGCGATGGCGCTCGCTGCCCTAGACCGCGTTGCCGAAGCCGCCGATGCGCTCGCCAGCGCATCGGGCGCCGATCCTGTCCTCACGGACGCAGCCTCTGGCGACCTCGCCGCCGCCAGAGGCGAGTCCGCTGCCGCTCGCGCGGCGTGGGACCGCGCCCTGGTGCTCGACCCCGACAACGGGTGGCTTCGCGCCCGCTGA
- a CDS encoding AtuA-related protein: MPKLLDLCYGRSGDKGDAVNVGLIARDPAHYEFLREQVTPERVKAHFGPRVDGEVERFELPNLSALNFMLHGALGGGGTVSLKLDAQGKTYAAHLLRMEVDAPEAA; encoded by the coding sequence GTGCCCAAGCTCCTCGATCTCTGTTACGGCCGCAGCGGCGACAAAGGCGACGCCGTCAACGTCGGCCTCATTGCCCGCGACCCCGCCCACTACGAGTTCCTGCGCGAGCAGGTCACGCCTGAGCGCGTCAAGGCGCACTTCGGCCCCCGCGTGGACGGCGAGGTCGAGCGCTTCGAGTTGCCCAACCTCTCGGCGCTGAACTTCATGCTCCACGGCGCCCTCGGCGGCGGCGGCACGGTCTCGCTCAAGCTCGACGCGCAGGGCAAGACCTACGCTGCCCATCTCCTTCGCATGGAGGTCGACGCGCCAGAGGCCGCGTGA
- a CDS encoding choice-of-anchor B family protein, whose product MRFLSLTALALVAAASASAQTPCTNGSADGYPCSRVGLYAHLPLATFATSGSPAPSEGNDIWGWTDPETDREYALVGLRNGTAFVDVTTPEAPVFLGKLPTATNPSTWRDIKTYGTFAFVVSEAGGHGMQVFDLTRLRNVTNPPQTFAADARYTGFGSAHNIVIDDVSGFAYGVGVSASTCGGQGLHMVDIRQPLAPTYAGCFDEDGYTHDAQCVVYNGPDTDHTGKQICVASNEDTVTIVDVTDKSSPVQISRGFYPNPGYTHQGWFTEDQRYFIVDDELDSSANGTRTIVMDLSDLDSPQYAFATIADIPVRDHNLYVRGSHAFLSNYEGGTRIYDLARIGDDEMTEVGFFDTYPQGNGGSFNGQWSNYPYFSSGVLIANDGNNGLFVLSPDPAFVASGVEPPIEVGPEGYALSDGKPNPSQGRVSFDLAVDARQQVSVDAYDLSGRLVAHVFSGAVGADYTESFVLDGRSLPAGAYVVRVTGETFTASRQAVLVR is encoded by the coding sequence ATGCGCTTCCTGTCCCTCACGGCCCTCGCGCTTGTCGCGGCCGCATCCGCGTCCGCGCAGACCCCATGCACGAACGGGAGCGCCGATGGCTACCCCTGCTCTCGTGTCGGTCTGTACGCGCACCTGCCTCTGGCGACGTTCGCGACCTCTGGCTCCCCCGCCCCGTCGGAGGGCAACGACATCTGGGGATGGACGGACCCGGAGACCGACCGCGAGTACGCGCTTGTAGGCCTCCGCAACGGGACGGCCTTTGTGGACGTGACCACGCCAGAGGCCCCCGTCTTCCTGGGCAAGCTCCCGACCGCGACGAACCCCTCGACGTGGCGCGACATCAAGACCTACGGGACGTTCGCCTTCGTGGTGAGTGAGGCCGGCGGCCACGGCATGCAGGTCTTCGATCTCACGCGGCTGCGCAACGTTACCAACCCGCCCCAGACCTTCGCGGCGGATGCGCGCTACACCGGCTTCGGAAGCGCGCACAACATCGTCATCGACGACGTCAGCGGCTTCGCCTACGGCGTGGGCGTGAGCGCGTCCACCTGCGGGGGCCAGGGCCTCCACATGGTCGACATCCGCCAGCCTCTGGCGCCGACGTACGCCGGTTGCTTCGACGAGGACGGCTATACCCACGACGCGCAGTGCGTGGTGTACAACGGCCCCGATACCGACCACACGGGAAAGCAGATCTGTGTGGCGAGCAACGAGGACACCGTGACCATCGTGGACGTGACGGACAAGTCAAGCCCGGTCCAGATCTCGCGCGGCTTCTATCCCAACCCGGGGTACACGCACCAGGGGTGGTTCACCGAGGATCAGCGCTACTTCATCGTGGACGATGAGTTGGACTCGTCGGCGAACGGAACACGGACCATCGTGATGGATCTGAGCGACCTGGACAGCCCGCAGTACGCCTTTGCCACGATCGCGGACATCCCCGTGCGCGACCACAACCTGTACGTGCGGGGATCCCACGCCTTCCTGAGCAACTACGAGGGCGGCACGCGCATCTACGACCTCGCGCGCATCGGCGACGATGAGATGACCGAGGTCGGCTTTTTCGACACCTACCCGCAGGGCAACGGTGGGAGCTTTAACGGGCAGTGGAGCAACTACCCGTATTTCTCCAGCGGGGTTTTGATCGCGAACGACGGCAACAACGGACTGTTTGTGCTCTCACCCGATCCCGCCTTCGTGGCCTCTGGCGTCGAGCCCCCCATCGAGGTCGGCCCCGAAGGCTACGCGCTGTCCGATGGGAAGCCGAACCCCTCCCAGGGCCGCGTCTCGTTCGATCTCGCCGTGGACGCACGCCAGCAGGTCAGCGTCGACGCGTACGACCTCTCGGGCCGTCTCGTCGCGCACGTCTTTAGTGGCGCGGTCGGCGCCGACTACACCGAATCGTTCGTCCTAGACGGGCGCTCGCTCCCGGCCGGGGCGTACGTGGTCCGAGTGACGGGCGAGACGTTTACCGCGTCTCGCCAGGCCGTCCTGGTCCGCTAG
- a CDS encoding DUF4292 domain-containing protein — translation MRFALLLLTALSLAACSSGPLVDDAPEGQLPDAYPYQTAAQIRDAIQRSTQPVAFYAADGRIEITTRTLDQKATYSIRARLADSTTVTVRGPLGIEGGRGLITPQSFVAYDKINGKLFVGDIEVADRYVPGAGSSEVLAQSLAGLLAPEAGMDWTVTPDSGRYILVHRRPDRTRRVLVVDPSLWRVVQAQELDASNTVVADQRFSAFDTVDGVVMPRRVVLTAPGEGVRIQLEHNRLLVNPSDFRLRFARPTGVEVIEID, via the coding sequence ATGCGTTTCGCCCTTCTCCTCCTCACGGCCCTCTCTCTTGCCGCCTGTAGCTCCGGCCCCCTCGTCGATGACGCGCCCGAGGGCCAGCTTCCAGATGCGTACCCGTATCAAACGGCCGCTCAGATCCGTGACGCCATCCAGCGCTCGACGCAGCCCGTCGCGTTTTACGCGGCCGACGGCCGCATCGAGATCACGACGCGCACGCTGGATCAGAAGGCGACCTACTCGATCCGCGCCCGACTCGCGGATTCCACAACGGTAACCGTTCGCGGCCCCCTAGGCATTGAGGGCGGGCGCGGGCTGATCACGCCGCAGTCGTTCGTCGCCTACGACAAGATCAACGGCAAGCTGTTCGTGGGCGACATCGAGGTGGCGGACCGGTACGTGCCGGGCGCGGGCTCCTCCGAGGTCCTCGCGCAGTCGCTCGCCGGGCTTCTGGCGCCAGAGGCCGGCATGGACTGGACCGTGACGCCGGACTCCGGTCGCTACATCCTGGTACATCGCCGTCCTGACCGCACGCGCCGCGTTCTCGTCGTAGACCCCAGCCTCTGGCGCGTCGTGCAGGCCCAAGAGCTCGACGCCAGCAACACCGTCGTCGCGGACCAGCGCTTTTCGGCGTTCGACACCGTGGACGGCGTGGTGATGCCGCGACGTGTGGTGCTCACGGCGCCGGGCGAAGGCGTGCGCATCCAGTTGGAGCACAACCGGCTGCTCGTCAACCCCTCGGACTTCCGCCTGCGCTTCGCGCGCCCGACAGGCGTCGAGGTCATTGAGATCGACTGA
- a CDS encoding YfcC family protein, which yields MPDVPADPRPDSPEPHAVAPVPPLAPEAPVSSGPRFRAPDTTLIIFSIILLAAVLTWIIPPGAFERTELQVEGVGTREVVVPGTFAPVEREVVGVRQRLIHTVAIVFQAPIRGFADPQVADIIAFVLFIGGMFSILAATGAIDAGLRRTVLAAERSPRLERALIPLFMVLFSLGGAVFGMAEETIPFVLIFVPLALALGYDSLTGAAIPFVGSAAGFAAAFFNPFTVGVAQGIAGVSLFSGAGFRLVLWVFTTGIATAFVMWHAARVKRDPPKSPVHRLDLTKRADATPLTSGDARFTGRHRAVLWTFALSLLVLVWGVFPRERVIEGIGTVRGLSYFVGGEGWYIIEIAAFFLGLGVILAMLGGLSPNRAAGAFMEGVKDLAPTAVIIGIARGILVVLEDGQTIDPILNALASGLEGTGSALSAMAMFGAQTAINFFVPSGSGQAALTMPLMAPLADLVGVSRQTAVLAFQMGDGFTNMIVPTSAVLMGVLSLARIPWQTWARWILPLQVVLFTLGLIALAIASAVGYA from the coding sequence GTGCCCGACGTCCCCGCCGATCCCCGCCCCGATTCGCCCGAGCCGCACGCCGTCGCGCCGGTCCCGCCTCTGGCGCCAGAGGCGCCGGTTTCCAGCGGGCCGCGCTTCCGAGCGCCGGACACAACGCTGATCATCTTCAGCATCATCCTGCTCGCAGCGGTCCTGACGTGGATCATCCCGCCGGGTGCGTTCGAGCGGACCGAGCTGCAAGTGGAGGGCGTGGGGACGCGCGAGGTCGTCGTGCCGGGCACGTTCGCGCCGGTCGAGCGCGAGGTTGTCGGTGTACGCCAGAGGCTGATTCACACGGTCGCGATCGTGTTTCAGGCGCCGATCCGCGGGTTCGCGGACCCGCAGGTGGCGGACATCATCGCGTTCGTGCTGTTTATCGGCGGCATGTTTTCGATTCTCGCCGCCACGGGCGCTATCGATGCGGGGCTGAGGCGAACCGTGCTCGCGGCGGAGCGATCCCCGCGCCTGGAGCGCGCGCTGATCCCGCTGTTCATGGTGCTGTTTTCGCTCGGCGGCGCCGTGTTCGGCATGGCCGAGGAGACCATCCCGTTTGTACTCATCTTTGTGCCTCTGGCGCTGGCGCTGGGCTACGACAGCCTGACGGGGGCCGCCATCCCGTTTGTGGGCTCGGCCGCGGGGTTCGCGGCTGCGTTTTTCAACCCGTTCACGGTCGGCGTGGCGCAGGGGATCGCGGGCGTCTCGCTGTTCAGCGGCGCCGGCTTCCGCCTGGTGCTCTGGGTGTTCACGACGGGCATCGCGACGGCCTTTGTGATGTGGCACGCCGCGCGCGTCAAACGTGACCCACCAAAGAGTCCCGTCCACCGTCTCGACCTCACCAAGCGCGCCGATGCGACGCCGTTGACCTCTGGCGACGCCCGCTTTACGGGCCGTCACCGCGCCGTGCTGTGGACGTTCGCGCTGTCCCTGCTCGTGCTCGTGTGGGGCGTATTCCCGCGTGAGCGCGTGATCGAAGGCATCGGCACGGTCCGCGGCCTGAGCTACTTCGTGGGCGGCGAGGGGTGGTACATCATCGAGATTGCGGCCTTCTTCCTCGGCCTCGGCGTGATCCTGGCGATGCTCGGCGGGCTCTCGCCCAACCGGGCCGCTGGCGCGTTCATGGAAGGCGTCAAGGACCTCGCACCGACCGCCGTGATCATCGGCATCGCCAGAGGCATCCTCGTCGTGCTGGAAGACGGTCAGACGATCGACCCGATCCTGAACGCGCTCGCGAGCGGGTTGGAGGGCACGGGGTCCGCACTGAGCGCGATGGCGATGTTCGGTGCGCAGACGGCCATCAACTTTTTCGTGCCGAGCGGAAGCGGGCAGGCCGCGCTCACGATGCCGCTCATGGCACCTCTGGCGGACCTGGTCGGCGTGAGCCGCCAAACAGCCGTGCTCGCGTTCCAGATGGGCGACGGCTTTACCAACATGATCGTGCCGACGAGCGCCGTCCTTATGGGCGTGCTCTCCCTCGCGCGGATCCCGTGGCAGACGTGGGCGCGGTGGATCCTCCCGCTCCAGGTGGTCCTGTTTACGCTCGGTCTCATTGCGCTCGCCATCGCGTCCGCCGTCGGCTATGCATGA
- a CDS encoding zinc ribbon domain-containing protein — protein MATDTTTSIEDQLRALVRLQAIDSRIDQLDKLRGDLPDEIRDLEDEKAGLETRLSQIGSEKKEGEVQRKKLKLDIAESEGLIRKYEEQQLQVRNNREYDALTKEIEAHRQRIQNAHDEIESLEGRDVDNEDVVSSSDERLKELEAMLAEKNEELSHVEKDTAKEQKAFEKARAKAAEDIDERYFKAYERLRGRMRDGRAVVPIERGAAAGFLVPPQRQVEIRQRDRIMVSEHDGRIVVDPDLYREVQESIE, from the coding sequence ATGGCGACCGACACGACCACCTCCATCGAAGACCAGCTCCGCGCGCTTGTCCGCCTCCAGGCCATCGACAGCCGCATCGACCAGCTCGACAAGCTCCGCGGCGACCTCCCCGACGAGATCCGCGACCTCGAAGACGAGAAGGCCGGGCTCGAAACCCGCCTTTCCCAGATCGGCTCCGAGAAGAAGGAGGGCGAGGTCCAGCGCAAAAAGCTCAAGCTCGACATCGCCGAGAGTGAGGGCCTGATCCGTAAGTACGAAGAGCAGCAGCTCCAGGTCCGCAACAACCGCGAGTACGACGCGCTCACCAAGGAGATCGAGGCGCACCGCCAGCGGATCCAGAACGCCCACGACGAGATCGAGTCCCTGGAAGGACGCGACGTCGACAACGAGGACGTCGTGTCCTCGTCCGACGAGCGCCTGAAGGAGCTGGAGGCGATGCTGGCCGAGAAGAACGAGGAGCTCTCGCACGTCGAGAAGGACACCGCGAAAGAGCAGAAGGCCTTCGAGAAGGCCCGCGCCAAGGCGGCCGAGGACATCGACGAGCGCTACTTCAAGGCGTACGAACGTCTCCGCGGCCGCATGCGCGACGGACGCGCCGTGGTCCCGATCGAGCGCGGCGCCGCCGCCGGCTTTCTCGTGCCCCCGCAGCGCCAGGTGGAGATCCGCCAGCGTGACCGCATCATGGTCTCCGAGCACGACGGCCGCATCGTCGTCGACCCCGACCTCTACCGCGAGGTCCAGGAGTCGATCGAGTAA
- the glmM gene encoding phosphoglucosamine mutase: protein MPLIASVSGIRGVVGDGLDAAVLVRYTAAFAGWLRQTEDRPTVVVGRDGRDTGEVCARIVTATLQASGCDVVDGGLATTPSVAMGVLKHEASGAIILSASHNPAEWNALKLLGPSSAFLTPEEGGEVLKMAEQEPAAYAVGHKEVGSYVQDDLLPYHIEKILALNLIDPEAIRARGFRVVVDGINSVGAFAIPALLRELGVSDIEVLNGEVNGQFAHNPEPLPHNVTGIMERVKASGADLGVVVDPDADRLAFVEDGGAFFGEELTQVVAADFVLGHTPGPIVTNLSSSRAMDDIAAKHGQESHRAAVGEINVVQEMRRVGAIVGGEGAGGVILPKLHYGRDALVGVALTLQYLAESGKALSEIRAGYPAYHIAKHKLPLAGLDAKTLLASLAESYEAAPEARVSTVDGVKVDLPEGWVHVRTSNTEPIVRVYAEAETAAGADALAERFKRELVEA from the coding sequence ATGCCACTCATCGCCTCCGTCTCCGGAATCCGCGGCGTCGTCGGCGACGGCCTCGATGCCGCCGTCCTCGTCCGCTACACCGCTGCCTTCGCCGGCTGGCTCCGCCAGACCGAGGACCGGCCGACCGTGGTCGTCGGGCGCGACGGCCGCGACACGGGCGAGGTGTGCGCTCGCATCGTCACGGCCACGCTCCAAGCGTCCGGTTGCGACGTCGTCGACGGCGGGCTCGCCACGACGCCCAGCGTCGCGATGGGCGTGCTGAAGCACGAGGCCTCTGGCGCCATCATCCTGTCCGCGAGCCACAACCCGGCGGAGTGGAACGCGCTCAAGCTGCTTGGCCCGTCCAGTGCGTTCCTCACGCCGGAAGAGGGCGGCGAGGTGCTGAAGATGGCCGAGCAAGAGCCCGCAGCGTATGCCGTCGGGCACAAAGAGGTAGGCTCGTACGTGCAGGACGACCTCCTGCCGTACCACATCGAGAAGATCCTCGCGCTGAACCTGATCGACCCCGAGGCGATCCGCGCCAGAGGCTTCCGCGTGGTCGTGGACGGCATCAATTCGGTCGGCGCGTTCGCCATCCCGGCGCTGCTACGCGAGCTCGGCGTGAGCGACATCGAGGTGCTCAACGGCGAGGTCAACGGGCAGTTCGCGCACAACCCGGAGCCGCTGCCGCACAACGTGACCGGCATCATGGAGCGCGTCAAGGCCTCTGGCGCCGACCTCGGCGTGGTCGTGGACCCCGACGCCGACCGGCTGGCGTTTGTGGAGGATGGCGGAGCGTTTTTCGGCGAGGAGCTTACGCAGGTCGTGGCCGCAGACTTCGTGCTGGGCCACACGCCCGGTCCCATTGTCACGAACCTCTCCTCCAGCCGCGCGATGGACGACATCGCGGCAAAGCACGGCCAAGAGTCCCACCGCGCCGCCGTTGGTGAGATTAACGTGGTGCAGGAGATGCGCCGCGTGGGCGCCATCGTGGGCGGCGAGGGCGCCGGCGGCGTCATCCTCCCCAAACTCCACTACGGCCGCGACGCGCTTGTGGGCGTTGCGCTGACGCTGCAGTACCTCGCGGAGAGCGGCAAAGCGCTGAGCGAGATCCGCGCGGGCTACCCCGCCTACCACATCGCCAAGCACAAGCTGCCTCTGGCGGGGCTGGACGCGAAAACGCTTCTCGCCTCGCTTGCCGAGTCCTACGAGGCGGCGCCAGAGGCCCGCGTGTCGACCGTAGACGGCGTGAAGGTGGACTTGCCCGAAGGGTGGGTCCATGTCCGTACGTCCAACACCGAGCCCATCGTCCGGGTCTACGCCGAGGCCGAGACCGCCGCTGGCGCGGATGCCCTGGCGGAGCGGTTCAAGCGCGAGCTCGTCGAGGCGTGA
- a CDS encoding DUF4296 domain-containing protein — protein sequence MLLLAACGESPEASGEEGAVPTDTTLAIILADLHLADARAETTGEPLDSLRALAFAHHGTDSVAVERRLREHSEQPEDVSALFGAVQDILRRPTTQTP from the coding sequence ATGCTCTTGCTCGCCGCCTGCGGCGAGTCGCCAGAGGCCTCTGGCGAGGAGGGCGCGGTCCCGACAGACACCACGTTGGCCATTATCCTCGCGGACCTGCACCTTGCAGACGCCCGCGCGGAGACCACCGGCGAGCCGCTGGACAGCCTCCGTGCTCTCGCGTTCGCACATCACGGCACGGATTCAGTCGCCGTCGAGAGGCGACTGCGCGAGCACAGCGAGCAGCCGGAGGACGTCTCCGCTCTTTTCGGCGCCGTGCAGGACATCCTGAGGCGACCCACCACGCAGACCCCATGA
- a CDS encoding DUF4837 family protein has product MIRLRLAVFALLASGAALLGCERSLVGLQPAVGAIPEILVVTDSATWAGTVGDAVRQELAKPIMTLPNQQGAFKLRYQPLASQFLSQIRETRNVIFVAPIGVETPIGEYIRARIPEGQQGAIESGNSVAVTIRENLWAAGQIAVTATAANDSLLASAIIERGDSLRAAFDRNVLATTTREMFDAGRQNEIETELLASRGWTVAMQHDYVQIQDSTLTVAGRTGDFIRFRRVIPDSWRDFFVFTQDGVSELPSDDEMDRLTDGLLEVFARGEEDDSYVQQDFRRPMVRETLPLAGREARETRGLWFMVEDLMGGAFIRYAFVDPETDRLYLYYGMTFAPSRTLDKREFLRQMEAIATTFRTTQDEARAEAEA; this is encoded by the coding sequence ATGATCCGACTCCGCCTCGCCGTTTTCGCCCTTCTCGCCTCTGGCGCCGCGCTGCTCGGCTGCGAGCGCTCGCTCGTCGGGCTCCAGCCCGCCGTCGGCGCGATCCCCGAGATCCTGGTCGTGACCGACTCCGCGACGTGGGCCGGGACCGTGGGCGACGCCGTGCGCCAGGAGCTCGCTAAGCCCATCATGACGTTGCCCAACCAGCAGGGCGCGTTCAAGCTGCGGTATCAGCCTCTGGCGAGCCAGTTCCTGTCGCAAATCCGCGAGACGCGCAACGTCATCTTTGTGGCACCCATCGGCGTGGAGACGCCCATCGGTGAGTACATCCGGGCGCGAATCCCCGAAGGTCAGCAGGGCGCGATCGAGTCCGGCAACTCCGTCGCCGTCACCATCCGCGAAAACCTGTGGGCCGCGGGCCAGATCGCCGTGACGGCCACGGCCGCGAACGACTCGCTCCTCGCGAGCGCCATCATTGAGCGCGGCGACTCCCTCCGCGCAGCCTTCGACCGCAACGTGCTCGCCACGACCACGCGCGAGATGTTCGACGCCGGGCGTCAGAACGAGATCGAGACCGAGCTCCTGGCCTCGCGCGGCTGGACCGTGGCGATGCAGCACGACTACGTGCAGATCCAGGACTCCACTCTGACCGTCGCAGGCCGGACGGGGGACTTTATCCGATTCCGCCGGGTGATCCCGGATTCCTGGCGTGACTTCTTCGTCTTCACCCAGGACGGCGTGAGCGAGCTCCCCTCCGATGACGAGATGGACCGCCTGACCGACGGCTTGCTGGAGGTCTTCGCCAGAGGCGAGGAAGACGACAGCTACGTGCAGCAGGACTTCCGGCGCCCGATGGTGCGCGAGACGCTGCCTCTGGCGGGCCGAGAAGCGCGCGAGACGCGTGGCCTCTGGTTCATGGTGGAAGACCTCATGGGTGGCGCGTTTATCCGCTACGCGTTCGTGGACCCGGAGACCGACCGGCTCTACCTCTACTACGGGATGACGTTCGCGCCCAGCCGCACGCTGGACAAGCGTGAGTTCCTCCGCCAGATGGAGGCCATCGCGACGACGTTTCGCACAACCCAGGACGAGGCCCGCGCCGAAGCGGAGGCGTAG
- a CDS encoding HNH endonuclease yields MGGHVLVLNADYQAMSVCSVERAMVLVFLQKAELVADRADRFIRSARVQHPWPTVVRLKRYIRVPYRRVLLTRRNVLRRDDHTCQYCGSMDKLTLDHVIPRSRGGRDAWDNLVAACTPCNNRKGNKTPDEARMPLARKPFRPSHVMYMRDLVGTLEETWKPYLFAA; encoded by the coding sequence CTGGGAGGACACGTCCTCGTCCTGAACGCGGACTACCAGGCGATGTCCGTTTGCAGCGTGGAGCGCGCGATGGTGCTCGTGTTCCTGCAAAAAGCTGAACTCGTCGCCGACCGCGCCGACCGATTTATCCGCTCCGCCCGCGTGCAGCACCCGTGGCCCACAGTTGTGCGGCTCAAGCGCTATATCCGCGTGCCGTACCGCCGTGTGTTGCTCACCCGCCGGAACGTCCTCCGCCGAGACGATCACACGTGCCAGTACTGCGGGAGCATGGACAAGCTCACGCTCGACCACGTGATCCCCCGCAGCCGCGGTGGGCGCGACGCTTGGGACAACCTCGTCGCGGCGTGCACGCCGTGCAACAACCGGAAGGGGAACAAGACGCCCGACGAGGCGCGGATGCCTCTGGCGCGGAAGCCGTTTCGGCCCAGCCATGTGATGTACATGCGCGACCTGGTCGGTACGCTGGAGGAGACGTGGAAACCGTACCTGTTCGCCGCCTAA
- a CDS encoding asparaginase domain-containing protein: MIQVFTTGGTIDKVYFDAQSEFEIGDPLVAEILRTAGVKFPLEVETLLRKDSLEITDEDREVIATAIAETPAERVLITHGTDTMAKTAQVVSARLGSASTKTVVFVGSLTPARFRESDAEFNVGFAWAAVQTLRPGVYVAMNGQVFDALSVRKNRAQNRFEDARTSEAAA; encoded by the coding sequence ATGATTCAGGTTTTCACCACGGGCGGCACCATCGACAAGGTGTATTTCGACGCGCAGAGCGAGTTCGAGATCGGCGATCCGCTCGTCGCCGAGATCCTCCGCACCGCCGGCGTCAAGTTCCCGCTAGAGGTCGAGACGCTGCTCCGCAAAGACAGCCTGGAGATCACCGACGAGGACCGCGAGGTCATCGCGACCGCCATCGCGGAGACGCCTGCCGAGCGCGTGCTGATCACCCACGGCACGGATACGATGGCGAAAACGGCGCAGGTCGTCTCGGCTCGCCTCGGTTCCGCCTCCACCAAGACCGTCGTGTTCGTCGGGTCGCTGACGCCGGCCCGCTTCCGCGAGTCAGACGCCGAGTTCAACGTCGGCTTCGCGTGGGCGGCCGTCCAGACCCTCCGGCCCGGCGTGTACGTGGCCATGAACGGCCAGGTCTTCGACGCGCTCTCCGTCCGGAAGAACCGCGCTCAGAACCGCTTCGAGGACGCCCGCACATCCGAGGCTGCCGCGTAG